In one window of Gudongella oleilytica DNA:
- a CDS encoding Bug family tripartite tricarboxylate transporter substrate binding protein has protein sequence MKKFRLMYLMLAMLMVLSVALAGCAQKPAPAPEPAPAEEPAEPAEPAVDPAVANYPERPINATVGFGAGGPTDVIARGIVPILQEKVGVGIAITNTPGAASATAASFVLNAKADGYTLFFGSEIMSVWQTMGTMDMNPIRDFIPIKLVAEATPVMAVPPDSPFNSAEEVIQYAIDNPGELTIGTAGPGTVPHISGLLLEQYLGAKFTFVPFLGGGPAITAVMGSQVDATIEMVQSMVEAHKAGNLKILAAFTNDPIPGLDDIPTIGKLYPEMAPFVPYGPYFGLFAAKGTPKEITDFLQAKMEEAMADPRWIEYTDKLFLTRIDYSGEEAIEYLTNWTSKAAWLLYDTGAAPNSPEDFGIERLD, from the coding sequence ATGAAAAAGTTTAGGCTGATGTACTTAATGCTTGCGATGCTAATGGTCTTGTCGGTTGCACTCGCAGGGTGTGCTCAGAAACCAGCGCCAGCTCCAGAGCCAGCACCCGCAGAGGAGCCTGCGGAGCCTGCAGAACCAGCGGTAGATCCTGCAGTTGCAAATTATCCGGAGAGACCAATCAATGCAACTGTTGGTTTTGGGGCTGGTGGACCTACTGACGTAATTGCAAGAGGAATTGTTCCAATATTGCAGGAAAAGGTTGGAGTAGGTATTGCAATCACCAATACACCAGGTGCTGCTAGTGCTACTGCCGCTTCATTTGTACTTAATGCAAAGGCTGACGGGTACACTTTATTCTTCGGATCAGAGATCATGTCAGTATGGCAAACGATGGGTACAATGGATATGAATCCAATTAGAGACTTCATCCCAATAAAGCTTGTTGCTGAAGCTACTCCGGTCATGGCAGTGCCTCCGGATTCACCCTTCAATAGTGCTGAAGAAGTGATCCAATATGCTATAGATAACCCTGGAGAATTGACTATTGGTACTGCTGGACCAGGAACTGTTCCTCATATAAGCGGTCTGCTTCTTGAACAATACCTGGGAGCTAAGTTTACTTTTGTTCCTTTCCTTGGTGGAGGACCAGCAATCACTGCAGTTATGGGAAGCCAGGTTGATGCAACGATAGAAATGGTTCAATCCATGGTTGAGGCGCATAAAGCCGGAAATCTCAAGATACTTGCAGCCTTTACAAATGACCCGATTCCAGGGCTTGATGACATCCCAACTATAGGCAAGCTTTATCCGGAAATGGCTCCATTCGTACCATATGGACCATACTTTGGTTTATTCGCAGCAAAGGGCACACCTAAGGAGATCACAGACTTCCTGCAAGCAAAAATGGAAGAGGCAATGGCTGATCCCAGATGGATTGAATACACTGACAAGCTATTCCTAACAAGGATAGATTATAGCGGTGAAGAAGCTATTGAATACCTGACAAATTGGACCTCCAAAGCAGCCTGGTTGCTGTATGACACAGGAGCTGCCCCAAATTCACCTGAGGATTTCGGTATCGAAAGACTAGATTAG
- a CDS encoding cupin domain-containing protein — MDKSKVIVREADIAGELKTPYPRVSKILISEHTVGATKISMGTNVTEPGSRIPLHRHTDSEEAMFVIEGTGKLIVGDEEYDLYPGTAIFSPLGVDHTIINTGDTQFKIVWAYGPPLEAHLKKED; from the coding sequence ATGGATAAATCAAAGGTTATAGTTAGAGAGGCTGATATAGCAGGAGAACTTAAAACGCCATACCCAAGAGTGTCTAAGATATTGATAAGCGAGCATACAGTTGGTGCTACTAAAATATCAATGGGAACAAATGTAACTGAGCCGGGAAGCAGGATCCCATTACACAGACATACAGACTCGGAGGAAGCGATGTTTGTAATCGAGGGTACAGGTAAGTTGATCGTTGGTGATGAAGAGTACGACCTTTATCCGGGTACTGCAATTTTCTCCCCATTGGGAGTAGACCATACCATTATAAATACTGGAGATACACAATTTAAAATAGTCTGGGCTTATGGTCCTCCACTGGAGGCACACCTTAAGAAAGAAGATTAA
- a CDS encoding tripartite tricarboxylate transporter permease, which translates to MVEFELIYILYIFVGAVIGLIMGALPGLTVTMTIVLVVSLTFGWEMIPALAFIIGAFAGGVIGGSISAIALNIPGTAAAVSTVFDGYPLKLRGEANNALGISLFVSLVGGIFGLIILTFVGPLLGEIALKFGPQEYFLITMWGITLVAVLSQGRMTKGLVAAFLGVFVGMIGMDPITGLMRFTFGTRLLSGGVNYIAAMIGLFGMKEVFVQLKKSKTLNIDETYSIRDLFPKFKIIKTLIPTMTWSAVIGWVIGLLPGTGGDIGSLVAYGATKSIVKNPSRPFGQGAYEGIAAPETANDAAIGGALTTMLTLGIPGDSVTAVIIGAFYMHGLLPGPTFMLTNKHYFYYIIIFLAIGTVMSYFIGIFGSNLMLKLLKFPKWAIVPVISLLCIIGSYALNNNMNDVIIMVFFGFVGYLLERSNYPVSPIVLGIILGPMIETNFRQALISSKGFVPLMTSFVTRPLALIILVLIIGSFILQSFTMKSAVKPEGK; encoded by the coding sequence GTGGTTGAATTTGAATTGATCTACATATTGTATATTTTCGTAGGTGCAGTAATTGGTCTTATCATGGGAGCCTTGCCAGGCCTTACTGTTACCATGACGATCGTTCTGGTTGTATCTTTGACATTTGGATGGGAGATGATTCCCGCATTGGCTTTTATCATAGGAGCCTTCGCGGGAGGAGTAATTGGAGGTTCAATATCGGCAATAGCTCTTAACATTCCAGGGACAGCGGCAGCAGTATCCACTGTATTTGACGGATATCCTCTCAAGCTAAGGGGAGAAGCCAACAATGCCCTGGGGATTTCTTTGTTTGTAAGCTTGGTTGGAGGAATATTCGGTCTCATAATCCTAACCTTCGTAGGACCTCTGTTAGGAGAGATAGCGCTTAAATTTGGACCTCAGGAGTACTTTCTCATAACAATGTGGGGGATAACACTTGTGGCAGTGCTTAGTCAGGGGCGAATGACAAAGGGCCTCGTAGCAGCATTTCTTGGGGTGTTCGTAGGAATGATAGGAATGGATCCTATAACTGGTCTTATGAGATTTACCTTTGGTACGAGATTGCTTAGCGGTGGAGTCAATTACATCGCTGCGATGATTGGTCTTTTTGGTATGAAGGAAGTATTTGTTCAGCTTAAGAAATCCAAGACACTAAACATCGACGAAACCTACAGCATAAGAGATCTATTCCCCAAGTTTAAGATAATAAAGACACTGATACCAACTATGACATGGTCAGCTGTTATAGGCTGGGTAATTGGTCTTTTGCCTGGAACGGGTGGAGACATAGGATCGCTTGTTGCGTATGGGGCGACCAAAAGCATAGTCAAAAATCCCAGCAGACCCTTTGGTCAGGGTGCATATGAAGGAATAGCTGCTCCCGAGACAGCAAACGATGCAGCTATAGGTGGAGCGCTTACAACCATGCTTACCTTGGGTATACCTGGAGATTCAGTTACTGCGGTCATCATTGGAGCTTTCTATATGCATGGCCTGCTTCCGGGACCAACCTTCATGCTGACGAACAAACACTATTTTTACTATATTATTATTTTTCTGGCTATAGGAACAGTAATGTCCTACTTTATCGGGATATTTGGCTCAAATTTAATGCTGAAGCTCTTAAAATTTCCTAAATGGGCTATAGTTCCTGTTATTTCCCTGCTTTGTATAATAGGCTCTTATGCACTGAACAATAATATGAACGATGTTATAATAATGGTATTTTTCGGTTTTGTTGGATATCTCCTAGAACGAAGCAATTATCCTGTATCGCCGATCGTTCTTGGTATAATACTTGGTCCAATGATTGAAACCAACTTCAGACAAGCTCTCATTAGCTCTAAGGGTTTTGTTCCGTTGATGACATCATTTGTTACAAGGCCTTTGGCTTTGATCATCCTTGTACTGATAATAGGTTCCTTCATTCTTCAGAGCTTCACAATGAAGTCTGCAGTGAAGCCTGAGGGAAAGTAA
- a CDS encoding sigma 54-interacting transcriptional regulator, translating to MVRVKTKQGVDGSMNGSIVIISPDEKFTEYAQQVIDDLGEDIEVFEGSYSEGLGKARKAVEGGASVIISRGGTGNLIKKNIDIPVVNIDFSSYDVIESIGKAVQHSNRIGIVGFEDLSKAYIRVSEILEKTFSAKIDIITIKSVREIDKAITELYHNGSRVFIGGHTVMEAIYSRRMNGVLIETGKEAIAETIRHAKRLLEVQQIEKEKAAILKSIIDFAYDGILGIDKDGMITVFNPVVQKITGIRYENAISKNVEEVVENTRMLEVLRTGEAELGEIQKIGDISILTNRVPIIVDDKIVGVVATFQEIEKIQKMETQIRAKLHAKGHVAKTKFQNIIGKSDAIAHVKEKARLYAKVDSTVLIQGETGTGKELFAQSIHNASLRIDKPFVAVNCAALPESLLESELFGYVEGAFTGARKGGKTGLFELAHGGTIFLDEISEMSPNLQARFLRVIQEKEVVRIGDDRIIPVDVRIIAATNRDLFKLVEDGGFREDLFYRLSVLRLSIPPLKERKEDISDLASFFVREKSRYLNQRVEGIAVEALAKLIVYDWPGNVRQLENFIERCVVLAGDKKMIDSSIADEASQGMLEFGRVRSEKPEGSNLPNDKGVLHQIENDTILKVLEETGGNRSLAAERLGISVTTLWRKLKSIEEANLKKK from the coding sequence ATGGTAAGAGTCAAGACAAAGCAAGGGGTTGATGGCAGTATGAATGGCAGCATAGTGATAATTTCACCCGATGAGAAGTTTACGGAATATGCGCAACAGGTCATAGATGATCTTGGAGAAGACATTGAGGTTTTTGAAGGCTCCTACAGTGAAGGACTCGGCAAGGCAAGAAAGGCTGTCGAAGGTGGAGCCAGCGTAATAATAAGCAGAGGCGGTACAGGCAACCTCATAAAAAAGAACATCGATATTCCTGTCGTGAATATAGATTTTAGCAGCTACGATGTTATTGAGTCCATAGGCAAGGCAGTTCAACATTCAAACAGAATAGGCATTGTAGGCTTTGAGGATCTATCCAAGGCATATATAAGAGTCAGCGAGATTTTGGAGAAAACCTTCTCAGCGAAAATTGATATCATAACAATTAAATCTGTGAGGGAGATAGATAAAGCCATAACTGAGCTGTATCATAACGGCTCAAGGGTATTTATCGGAGGTCACACAGTAATGGAGGCTATTTATAGCCGCCGTATGAATGGCGTTCTAATTGAGACTGGCAAGGAAGCAATAGCAGAAACCATACGACATGCAAAGAGGCTGCTGGAGGTCCAACAGATAGAAAAGGAGAAGGCAGCTATTCTGAAGTCTATAATCGACTTTGCCTATGATGGTATATTAGGAATCGACAAAGATGGTATGATAACTGTATTTAATCCAGTTGTTCAGAAGATAACAGGGATCAGATATGAGAACGCGATTTCGAAGAATGTCGAGGAAGTAGTGGAAAACACGAGGATGCTTGAAGTATTGCGAACTGGAGAAGCAGAGCTTGGAGAAATTCAAAAAATTGGTGATATCTCCATATTGACCAACAGGGTCCCAATTATAGTAGATGATAAGATAGTAGGTGTGGTAGCAACTTTCCAGGAAATTGAAAAGATCCAGAAGATGGAGACTCAGATAAGAGCCAAGCTTCATGCAAAGGGGCATGTAGCAAAGACAAAATTCCAGAATATAATTGGTAAAAGTGATGCAATAGCTCATGTTAAGGAGAAGGCCAGGTTATATGCAAAGGTTGACAGCACTGTCCTTATACAGGGAGAAACAGGAACCGGTAAGGAATTATTTGCTCAAAGCATACATAATGCAAGTCTGAGGATCGATAAGCCCTTTGTAGCAGTAAATTGTGCGGCTCTTCCTGAGAGTCTTCTTGAAAGTGAGCTTTTTGGTTATGTTGAGGGAGCATTTACAGGTGCGAGAAAAGGCGGAAAAACGGGCTTGTTTGAGCTCGCCCATGGAGGAACCATATTCCTTGACGAGATAAGTGAGATGTCACCAAACCTACAGGCAAGATTTCTTAGAGTGATCCAGGAAAAAGAAGTCGTCAGGATAGGAGATGACAGGATCATCCCGGTGGATGTCAGGATAATTGCTGCAACTAACAGAGATTTATTTAAGCTCGTCGAGGATGGGGGATTCAGAGAGGACTTATTTTACAGACTAAGTGTCCTTAGATTGTCGATACCTCCATTGAAGGAAAGAAAGGAAGACATCTCTGATCTTGCAAGCTTTTTCGTCAGAGAGAAAAGCAGATATCTTAATCAGCGGGTAGAAGGTATTGCAGTTGAAGCCTTGGCAAAGCTGATAGTCTACGATTGGCCTGGGAATGTGAGACAGTTGGAGAACTTTATTGAAAGATGCGTTGTATTGGCTGGTGATAAAAAAATGATAGACTCCTCCATTGCTGATGAGGCAAGCCAGGGGATGCTTGAGTTTGGGAGAGTAAGATCGGAGAAACCTGAAGGAAGCAATTTGCCAAATGATAAGGGAGTGCTTCATCAGATAGAGAATGATACAATTCTAAAAGTATTGGAGGAAACTGGAGGAAACAGGTCACTTGCTGCAGAAAGACTTGGGATCAGCGTAACGACATTGTGGCGGAAGCTCAAGTCAATAGAGGAGGCAAATCTTAAAAAGAAGTGA
- a CDS encoding aldehyde ferredoxin oxidoreductase C-terminal domain-containing protein — MGNILRVNMTTMEAVSNQEEKYDFLGGRALSSKIVHDEVQANCEPLGKKNKLVFATGVLSGTIASSASRISVGAKSPLTKGIKEANCGGVAGARISKCGYQAIVIEGKASSGTWVLIIDKDGARLEEWSELKSKGTYETVSRLYKKFGGKVGILCVGPAGERGLRGACVASTDPHGELKFAARGGLGAVMGSKGLKAIVVDDSECDHIQYKDKERFLEIARDFNKKLAGDPKTKDVYHNYGTTGIVKAVNGMGALPTNSFRYGSSEHVENLCGEKMNELIRTRGGEGKLAISCMDICAIRCSTVFPDENGKKIVSTMQYENIALLGSNLGMDNLDAVARLNYEINDLGLDTIETGCAIGVALDQGYGRFGSEADCMALIKEIWRDTPMGRMLGNGAQITGEVLGSDRIPTGKGQGFAGYDPRALKGNGVTYSMSTMGGDHTAGNCFGSRGTVDPLGTEKQGELSKQLQIQIGTLDCIGLCMFARGPLFAEPQLLAEIVNTKCGSSYDKDTIWNLAVNTLKLERDFNINAGLSPAYDKLPEYLYEEPLSPTNAVFDLSEEEMKKALI, encoded by the coding sequence ATGGGAAACATCTTAAGAGTAAATATGACAACAATGGAGGCAGTTTCCAATCAGGAAGAGAAATACGACTTTCTGGGTGGAAGAGCCTTATCATCAAAGATAGTTCACGATGAGGTGCAGGCAAACTGTGAACCGTTGGGTAAAAAGAATAAGCTGGTATTTGCCACCGGAGTTTTGTCAGGCACCATAGCTTCAAGTGCAAGCCGAATATCAGTAGGTGCTAAAAGCCCGCTTACCAAGGGCATCAAAGAGGCTAATTGTGGCGGGGTCGCAGGAGCAAGAATATCGAAGTGCGGGTACCAGGCAATCGTAATCGAGGGCAAAGCCTCCTCAGGAACCTGGGTTCTTATAATAGATAAGGATGGAGCAAGACTTGAGGAGTGGAGCGAGTTGAAATCCAAGGGGACATATGAGACAGTTTCCAGACTCTATAAGAAGTTTGGAGGCAAAGTAGGGATACTTTGTGTAGGGCCTGCAGGGGAACGAGGTCTTAGAGGAGCCTGCGTGGCATCCACTGATCCTCATGGGGAGCTCAAGTTTGCTGCAAGGGGAGGTCTGGGAGCAGTTATGGGATCCAAGGGTCTTAAGGCGATAGTAGTCGATGACTCTGAATGTGATCATATCCAATATAAGGATAAGGAGCGGTTCCTCGAGATAGCCAGGGATTTCAATAAAAAGCTTGCAGGAGACCCTAAAACCAAGGACGTTTACCATAATTATGGTACTACAGGAATCGTAAAGGCAGTAAATGGGATGGGAGCTCTGCCGACGAACAGCTTCAGATATGGGTCCAGCGAGCATGTCGAGAATCTATGCGGTGAAAAGATGAATGAGCTTATCAGAACACGTGGTGGGGAGGGTAAGCTTGCAATCTCATGTATGGATATCTGTGCAATAAGATGCAGCACAGTCTTTCCTGATGAAAATGGAAAGAAGATCGTATCTACCATGCAGTATGAGAATATAGCATTATTGGGCTCAAATCTTGGCATGGACAACCTGGATGCTGTAGCCAGATTAAATTATGAAATAAACGATCTTGGACTCGACACGATCGAGACGGGATGTGCCATAGGCGTAGCTCTTGATCAGGGCTATGGGAGATTTGGAAGCGAAGCGGATTGTATGGCACTTATCAAGGAGATCTGGAGAGATACCCCAATGGGAAGGATGCTGGGGAATGGTGCTCAAATAACCGGAGAAGTGCTTGGAAGTGATAGAATACCAACAGGGAAAGGCCAGGGTTTTGCAGGGTACGATCCCAGAGCACTTAAAGGGAATGGAGTTACTTACTCAATGTCTACGATGGGCGGCGATCACACTGCAGGAAACTGCTTCGGTTCAAGAGGTACAGTCGACCCACTTGGAACAGAAAAGCAGGGTGAACTGTCAAAACAGCTTCAAATACAGATTGGAACTTTGGATTGCATAGGATTATGCATGTTTGCAAGAGGTCCATTGTTCGCAGAACCTCAGTTATTAGCAGAGATAGTAAATACAAAATGCGGAAGCAGTTATGATAAGGATACAATTTGGAATCTTGCTGTCAACACCCTAAAACTTGAAAGGGACTTCAATATAAATGCAGGCCTGAGTCCTGCATACGACAAGCTGCCGGAATACCTTTATGAAGAACCTCTAAGTCCCACAAATGCGGTGTTTGACCTCTCTGAGGAAGAAATGAAAAAGGCATTGATATAG
- a CDS encoding tripartite tricarboxylate transporter TctB family protein produces MKRFKPIDLVIYAIVGGIVAIVLTSISSWVNKDGMKLFETTSPLVFPFLIGVALFIFLILTIISDFRNSSKEKEDGEDKNDLGHDVLMAAVYAIGVLIYAFIVPSLGFIVGTIIFLAIIMILMNYEEANIGKRAIRAIAVSAVTVPILHFVFYQVFNVMLP; encoded by the coding sequence GTGAAGAGATTCAAACCTATAGATTTAGTAATTTATGCAATAGTTGGGGGCATAGTAGCAATAGTCCTGACAAGCATAAGCAGTTGGGTGAATAAAGACGGGATGAAGCTATTTGAAACGACATCTCCCCTTGTTTTTCCTTTCCTTATAGGGGTAGCTCTATTTATATTCCTTATCCTGACTATAATAAGTGATTTTAGGAATTCTTCAAAAGAAAAAGAAGATGGAGAAGATAAAAATGACCTTGGGCATGACGTGCTAATGGCAGCAGTCTATGCAATTGGTGTTTTGATATATGCATTTATTGTACCTAGCCTTGGATTTATTGTCGGTACCATAATATTTTTGGCAATAATCATGATTTTGATGAATTACGAGGAAGCTAATATTGGGAAAAGAGCGATCAGAGCTATCGCGGTATCTGCTGTTACTGTTCCGATATTGCACTTCGTATTTTATCAGGTATTCAATGTTATGCTGCCATAG
- a CDS encoding nitroreductase family protein: MAEINKEFWQVVLDRRSIRKYTNEQVSEEDIRLIMESARQAPSGENAQPWRFIIVKDQASKDFLSIVGKGGSGRRFTGEYLSKHMQTRFETLEDEDKKRAAFKKLTSGSVSAFVNQAAIDILVLGKKEVWDAPFDTSAAIENILLTAASLGLGACWLVAPCIDIRDELKMKEYFKVPEDYKLYAIIAVGVPGETKNPRPRLPLNELVFKETFGEAYYEE, translated from the coding sequence ATGGCAGAGATCAACAAAGAATTTTGGCAAGTCGTATTAGATAGACGAAGTATAAGAAAATACACGAATGAGCAAGTTTCTGAGGAAGACATCAGACTTATCATGGAAAGTGCAAGACAAGCTCCATCTGGCGAGAATGCTCAACCCTGGAGATTTATAATAGTCAAGGATCAAGCTAGCAAGGATTTTCTTTCAATTGTCGGCAAGGGAGGCAGCGGTAGAAGATTTACCGGAGAGTACCTCAGTAAGCATATGCAGACCAGGTTTGAGACTCTTGAGGATGAAGATAAGAAAAGAGCAGCCTTTAAAAAGCTGACCTCTGGAAGTGTTTCAGCTTTTGTAAATCAGGCAGCTATCGATATACTTGTCCTGGGGAAAAAGGAAGTGTGGGATGCTCCGTTTGATACCTCTGCAGCTATCGAGAATATTCTTTTGACTGCTGCAAGCCTCGGGCTTGGAGCATGCTGGCTGGTGGCTCCTTGCATAGATATTAGAGATGAGTTGAAGATGAAGGAATACTTCAAGGTTCCCGAGGATTACAAGCTATATGCTATCATTGCAGTAGGCGTCCCGGGAGAGACGAAAAATCCAAGGCCGAGACTTCCTTTGAATGAGCTCGTTTTCAAGGAGACATTCGGCGAGGCATATTACGAGGAATAA
- a CDS encoding CDP-alcohol phosphatidyltransferase family protein, with protein MTLPNVITLFRILLIPIYLLIFYSGTENRILFSGLVFILAGISDVADGFIARRYNLESKLGALMDPFADKLMSFAVLFTFTSVGLIPVWVLIPMLIKEIVMILGGGLLYLKHKGSVIPSNKFGKVATFSLYASILSIITKVSFNVSLLLLTLTLALNILAFINYMKIFRRLVDDKKGEIDK; from the coding sequence ATGACACTGCCTAATGTGATCACCTTATTTAGAATACTGCTAATCCCGATATACCTGCTCATATTTTACTCTGGAACGGAGAATAGGATACTATTTTCAGGACTTGTATTTATACTAGCAGGGATATCGGATGTTGCAGATGGGTTCATTGCACGACGTTATAATCTTGAGAGTAAGCTCGGAGCATTGATGGATCCCTTTGCTGACAAGCTGATGAGCTTTGCTGTACTTTTCACTTTCACCTCTGTAGGATTGATTCCGGTATGGGTTCTGATACCGATGCTCATAAAGGAAATTGTGATGATCCTTGGAGGAGGACTTTTATACTTGAAGCATAAAGGATCTGTGATCCCTTCCAATAAATTTGGAAAGGTAGCAACGTTTTCATTATATGCTTCAATATTATCGATAATAACCAAGGTATCCTTTAATGTTTCCTTATTACTTCTTACATTGACCTTGGCTCTTAATATCCTGGCTTTCATTAATTACATGAAGATTTTTAGAAGACTTGTGGATGATAAAAAAGGCGAGATTGACAAATAG